The Ralstonia pickettii DTP0602 genome segment TTCGCTGGGCAATGTCTCCAGCGACCTGTCGATCGGCAAGTTCGCGCTCGAGCAGGTCACCGACCGCCAGATCGATTTCCTCGACGGCGGCAGCCTGAACGCCTATGGCCTGGGCGGCTCGGTGATGCTGGACTGGGAGCACTACCGCGAGAACTATGAAGTCGACGTCGAACTGCGCTACACCAATATCCACCTGCAGAGCTTCGGCGGCACGACCAGCTCGGTCACCGGCACGGCCACGGCCCAGACCGCCAACCTGTGGGCGCGCTGGCGTGCGCCGACGGGGCTGCGCGCGCTCGATCGGCCGGTTAGGTACGTGCTTGAATTGTCACATTCGCAATATCTCGGCAGCCAGGCTGGCATCCTTGGCTTCAACCACCTGACCACGCTCGGGACCGGGCTGGAACTGGATACCAGCGCCCATGAAGTGTTCGTCACGCGGATACGGGCGGTGGTGCGCTATGTGTTCGGCAACAATGTGTCCGGGGTATCGCTGGGCCTGGCGGCGAGCTTCTGAGCGCGTAGCAGCCAGTCTTTTTGTAGCGCGCCGGCGAACAGCTGCCTACGCCTCGTCCTCGCCTTCCCGAAAGATATTGATCACATGCCGCGCCTCGAAGCACAGCGGCATGCCAGGGCTAATCTCGTCGGTGCAGTAGGGCTGGTTGTCGAGTTCGCCCGCATAGAGGCTACCCTCGCGCCCGATGACGTTCACCCACATCCGCTCGACATGAACCTCCTCGCGGCCCGTCTCGTCCGCGACCAGGATGCGGAAGATCAGCTTGGCCTGCTGGCCGGGGACCAACGCGTCGCGCTCCTCGCGGGGCGGCATCCAGAAGGTGTCGGGATGGGCGGCGGCAATGGGCTCGGCGTCGTCCAGTTCCCAGCCGTCTTCGTCCAGTGTTGCCAGTTGCATGTCCATTTTCAGCCTTCCGCAATCTCTCAGGTGCGGGCATGATCGCAGCAAATGCGCTGGTCCGCGAGAGGCTGGCCGGCGCTCGAAGTTCTCAACGGGGAAAGTAACGCATGACGAGCAAGAAGGAAGCGCCGGCCGCGCCAGTACGCTGCGGCTGGTGCGGCACGCTGGAAGACTACTGCCACTACCACGACCACGAGTGGGGCTTCCCGGTCGCTGACGACCGCCGGCTGTTCGAGAAGCTGTGCCTGGAGGGCTTCCAGGCGGGGCTGAGCTGGCTGACCATCCTGCGCAAGCGCGAGGCGTTCCGCAAGGCGTTCGCCAATTTCGATATCGACAAGGTCGCCCGCTTCGGCGAGCGCGATATCCAGCGCCTGCTGGGCGACACCGGCATCGTGCGCCATCGCGGCAAGATCGAGGCGGCCATCAGCAATGCCCAGCGGGCGCGCGAACTGCTGGAAACGGAATCGTCGCTGGCCGCCTACTTCTGGCGCTTCGAGCCGGATCCCGCCAGCCGGCCGAAGGTGCTGACACCCGAGGTGCTGCGCACCATGGCGACCTCGCCGGAATCCGTGGCGCTGTCCAAGGACCTGAAGAAGCGCGGCTGGCGCTTTGTCGGCCCGACCACCATGTATGCGCTGATGCAGGCGATGGGGCTCGTCAACGACCACCAGGACGGCTGCACGACACGCGCGGAGGCGCTGCGGGCGCGGCAGGCGTTCAAGGTGCCGCGCTAGGCCGGTATACGCGGTGGCGCCGACGTATACCTTCGCTGCCTTAACGGAGACGGAGGGAGCCGCCGGTATACGTCCTGAGGAAGATGGACCGTTGCTTGCAAACCCCGCGCGGAGCAACGGTCCTGGTTATGTCTTTTATATTGTTTACGTATGTATACATAGTAGTAGTAGGTAAACCGGGCCGCGGGCCGTGGATAAGTCACCTTTTCCCTTTTGGCTCAGGGACTTGCGAACAAGATAACCACCCCGTGATAACCCTGATTCGCCGGGATAGCTCGCGGGTGACGTATACCTGACCCGTGCGGGCCCCGGAGTTGTTCGTATACGTCCCACAACGTGCCCCCAGGCGGGGCACAGGTTGTCCGGACAGTTATCCCCAGCCGCGGGCGAAGATGTCCACAGGCGGGCTCAGGCCGCCGTGGGCTGGCCGCTGACGTATACGGGATCGACGTGAGTCATCACGTTGAGCACGTGATGGTGGTCGAGCGTGCGGCGCCGGGTTTCCACCGCGATCGCGTGACCCTGCGCCACCGTCAGCGTGGCGTCGATCTCCAGGTGCACGTCGACCAGGACCTGGTCGCCCATCTTGCGTGTGCGCAGGTCATGCAAACCCAGCACGCCGGGCGTGCCGAGCATGGTCTGGCGGATGGCCTCGACGGTTTCTTCATCGGCTGCGCGGTCCATCAGGTCGTTGAGCGCACCCCAGCCGAAGCGCAGGCCCATGCGCGCCACCATCAGCCCCACCACGATGGCCGCCACTGGGTCCAGCATGTGGTACCCAAGCAGATTGCCGCCGATGCCCATCGCCACCACCAGCGACGAGGCCGCGTCCGAGCGCGCATGCCAGGCATTGGCCACCAGCATGCCGGAACGCACGCGCTGCGCCACGGCCAGCATGTAGCGGAACAGCAGTTCCTTGGATACCAACGCGGCCAGCGCGACCCACAGCGCCAGCGGCTGCACCGGCTGCGCGCCCGCGGGATGCTGCAGCTTGCCCACCGCCGCCCACAGCATGCCCGCCCCGACCGCCAGCAGCAGCCCGCCCAGCGCCAGCGAGGCGGCGGTCTCGAAGCGCAGATGGCCGTACTGGTGGTCGGCGTCGGCATCCTTGCGGCCCTGCCAGGCGGCCAGCAGCACGACGAAGTCCGACAGCAGGTCTGACAGGGAATGGGCCGCATCGGCGATCAGTGCCTGCGAGCCGGAGATGACGCCCGCCACCGCCTGGGTGGCGGTCAGCCCGAGATTGACCGCCACGCTGACCAGCGTGCTGCGGCGGCCGGCGCGATGGCGTGCGTCGACATCGGCCGCGCTGCCGGCGGTGGTGGCATCGTCGGGCAAATCGGCGGGTTCAGGACGCATGGCGTGGTATTCCGATTCCATCGGCCGACTATAGCCCAGGACGGGGCGTGAGGATCACGCTGGGCCACACCCGGTGAGAGGTCCGGTTTGCAAGCTTTACCACCGAAAGCGTTTCTGCGATGCGACTTTTGCCAATCCGCGCGGCCGTCGCATGCCTCCGGCTGTGGAGGGCGACGGCCGAACTTCTGGCGGCAAACGCAAGCCATCCGGGGCGTCGTGGAGATTTCGTAACAGCGCTGGCGAAGTTCTTGCGACGCCTTTACCGTAGACGGGACGGGCACACCCGGTCACTGCAAGGAGGTCCCCAACGATGGCGATCCGGTCAATAGCCTCGCACAGCACATCCCAATTGCGCCGCCTGGTCGGACAGATGCAGGCGGAAGTCGACGCACTCGAACACCTCTCCACCCCCGACGCCGATGCGCAAAGCCGGCTGGGCTATGCCACCGCGCGCCTGCGCGACGGGATCGAGGCGGTAGAAGACGCGCTGCAGTCGCTGCGAGCGCTGCAACAGGTACGGCCCTCGGCGATGAAGGCCAGGCGGCCTACGCGGGTAGCTTAGCAGGGCAACCGCGGCGCACTCCGCTGACAAGACACAGCCCGGAAAGCACAAAAGCCTCGGAAGATTTCTCTTTCCGAGGCTTTTGCGACAGCGATTCTGGTGGACCGAAGGAGGATCGAACTCCCGACCTCTGCATTGCGAACGCAGCGCTCTCCCAGCTGAGCTATCGGCCCGTAGCGGACGATTGTAACGACTTCGCCGTCTGCCTTCAATCCTTCGCGGCCGGCATGAGGACGCTGCGCAACATCAGGCGGCGATGCCCGGATTGCCGTCCATGCCGCGCACCCGGGGCTGGTTCAGCGGCCGGGCGCTGACTTCCTTTGTGCTGCGCAGCCATTGCGCCATCACGTCCCAGATCGGGGCGCCGCCGGCCTGGCGGGCTTCCTCGGCCACCGGGGCCCAGCCGGCGACCTTGTAGGACTTGCCGGCCTCCAGGGGCTTGCCGGCCAGGCGCATGTCGGTGATGCGCTTGCCCATGCCCGCCTTGGGATCGACGGTGTACTGCAGCCCCCCCACGCGCACCATGTCGCCGCCCTGCTGGTAGTACGGGTCGGGGTTGAACAGGTTGTCGGCCACGTCCTCCAGGATGGTCTTGATGGTTTCGCCGCTCATCTGCGTCACCGTGGTGTACGGATAGGTGATCGCGGTCTGGTCCATCAGGTGTTCCATGGTGATGGCCTGGCCCGGCAGCAGCGTGGTGCCCCAGCGGAAGCCAGGCGAGAAGGCGATCTGGGCGCCCTGCACCTGCATCAGGCCGTCCAGGATCAGCTGGTCGAAGGTGCCATTGAAGTTGCCGCGGCGGTAGAGCAGGCCGCGGTTGACCGCCAGCACCTCGCCCAGCTTCTGTTCGTACGGGGCGCGGACCTTGCTGATCAACGCCTCCATGGCCGGGTCGGCCGGCAGGTAGTTGGCGAACACCGGCAGCAGCCGGTAGCGAAAGTCTGCGACCTTGCCGCCCTTCACATCGAAATCGAGCACGCCCAGGAACTTGCCGTTGGAGCCGGCATTGGTCACCAGCGTGGTGCCGCCGGCGTTCTTCACCGGCACCGGCGCCGGCACGCCGTCGTGGGTATGGCCGCCCAGGATGGCGTCGAGGCCGCGCACGCGCGAGGCCAGCTTCAGGTCGACGTCCATGCCGTTGTGCGAAAGAAGTACCACCGCCTGCGCGCCCTTGCCGCGGGCCTCGTCGATGACCTGCTGCAGGTTCTCTTCCTGGATGCCGAAGGTCCAGTCCGGCACGAAGTAGCGCGGGTTGGCGATCGGCGTGTACGGAAAAGCCTGGCCGATGATGGCAACCGGCACGCCATTGATCTCGCGGATCACGTAGGGCTCGAACACCGGGTCGCCGAAATCGTTGGTCTTGATGTTCTGCGCGAGGAAGGCGACCTTGCCCTTGAAGTCCTTGTCGACGATCTCCTTGACGCGGTCCGCGCCGAGGGTCATTTCCCAGTGCGGTGTCATCACATCGACGCCAAGCGCCAGCGCCGCATCGACCATGTCCTGGCCCTTGGTCCACAGCGCGGTGGCCGAGCCCTGCCAGGTGTCGCCGCCATCGAGCAGCAGCGCGCCTGGACGGTCGGCCTT includes the following:
- a CDS encoding cobalt transporter; this encodes MRPEPADLPDDATTAGSAADVDARHRAGRRSTLVSVAVNLGLTATQAVAGVISGSQALIADAAHSLSDLLSDFVVLLAAWQGRKDADADHQYGHLRFETAASLALGGLLLAVGAGMLWAAVGKLQHPAGAQPVQPLALWVALAALVSKELLFRYMLAVAQRVRSGMLVANAWHARSDAASSLVVAMGIGGNLLGYHMLDPVAAIVVGLMVARMGLRFGWGALNDLMDRAADEETVEAIRQTMLGTPGVLGLHDLRTRKMGDQVLVDVHLEIDATLTVAQGHAIAVETRRRTLDHHHVLNVMTHVDPVYVSGQPTAA
- a CDS encoding 5'-nucleotidase (K17224: soxB1; sulfur-oxidizing protein SoxB); this encodes MDRREFLQVLAIASAGGMTFPLQDAHAAQAADAMYDLPRFGNVHLLHFTDCHAQLRPVYFREPNVNLGIGDYAGKAPHLVGDALLRHYGIRPGTPQAHAFTYLDFNDAARRYGKVGGFAHLATLVKRLKADRPGALLLDGGDTWQGSATALWTKGQDMVDAALALGVDVMTPHWEMTLGADRVKEIVDKDFKGKVAFLAQNIKTNDFGDPVFEPYVIREINGVPVAIIGQAFPYTPIANPRYFVPDWTFGIQEENLQQVIDEARGKGAQAVVLLSHNGMDVDLKLASRVRGLDAILGGHTHDGVPAPVPVKNAGGTTLVTNAGSNGKFLGVLDFDVKGGKVADFRYRLLPVFANYLPADPAMEALISKVRAPYEQKLGEVLAVNRGLLYRRGNFNGTFDQLILDGLMQVQGAQIAFSPGFRWGTTLLPGQAITMEHLMDQTAITYPYTTVTQMSGETIKTILEDVADNLFNPDPYYQQGGDMVRVGGLQYTVDPKAGMGKRITDMRLAGKPLEAGKSYKVAGWAPVAEEARQAGGAPIWDVMAQWLRSTKEVSARPLNQPRVRGMDGNPGIAA
- a CDS encoding DNA-3-methyladenine glycosidase (K01246: tag; DNA-3-methyladenine glycosylase I [EC:3.2.2.20]) encodes the protein MTSKKEAPAAPVRCGWCGTLEDYCHYHDHEWGFPVADDRRLFEKLCLEGFQAGLSWLTILRKREAFRKAFANFDIDKVARFGERDIQRLLGDTGIVRHRGKIEAAISNAQRARELLETESSLAAYFWRFEPDPASRPKVLTPEVLRTMATSPESVALSKDLKKRGWRFVGPTTMYALMQAMGLVNDHQDGCTTRAEALRARQAFKVPR